Proteins from a genomic interval of Aspergillus flavus chromosome 7, complete sequence:
- a CDS encoding cryptococcal mannosyltransferase 1-domain-containing protein: MFRSQHSRSEHKMWPAIDSLGFKMDWKFAQRHVLRLAAATAALLLVAFLYINFNVGSSTMGEAIRVNNKTQSCIDFDPATVSEKLHSTIRLKQHTYNNAEISEFVCSILNHDMNLTAKLDCSVSIDSRYEHLRPSPSGSPRIQYYFALDLYQAVHIILPLMGAIMEAIRYLGPEYCALSIVEGRSTDGTYAILAGLKTELAAMGVPYFLVRDYLDPKAGGENRITALSHLRNLALEPLLEESKSKHSRLVSKPTIIFVNDIVICPEDILELIHQRVIQSASMTCAFDWNKNAGNFYDSWVSRSMSGNLFFEVTHDGRHWLGDDMFFDHPDSAARWDQTLPIQVYSCWGGMVTLDAEPFIRGSIAFRSSDKEECYMGEPMTLAKDLWKQGRGQILAVPSVNTGYEYDQARDAKGRRGYVHDIVNHTQYNTEAELVKWQKAPPPMVKCMPVFERQWWTTPV, from the coding sequence ATGTTCAGATCTCAGCATTCGAGGTCTGAGCATAAAATGTGGCCCGCTATTGACTCTCTTGGATTTAAAATGGATTGGAAATTCGCCCAGCGTCATGTATTACGACTTGCCGCTGCCACGGCTGCCCTCCTTTTGGTGGCGTTCCTCTACATTAATTTCAATGTGggatcatcaacaatgggGGAGGCTATCCGGGTAAATAACAAAACGCAGTCCTGTATAGACTTCGACCCTGCAACTGTATCCGAGAAGCTGCATTCGACCATAAGGCTGAAGCAACACACCTACAATAACGCGGAGATTTCCGAGTTTGTGTGCAGTATTTTGAACCATGATATGAATCTCACCGCCAAGCTTGACTGCTCCGTGTCCATTGACTCCCGATATGAACATCTGCGGCCCTCACCATCCGGGAGCCCCCGGATTCAATACTACTTCGCATTGGATCTCTACCAAGCTGTGCACATCATTCTCCCACTTATGGGCGCCATAATGGAGGCAATACGCTATCTGGGACCCGAGTACTGTGCGCTCTCTATCGTGGAAGGCCGATCAACGGACGGTACATACGCTATTCTTGCCGGTCTAAAGACTGAGCTCGCCGCCATGGGTGTGCCCTACTTCCTTGTCCGAGACTACCTGGACCCCAAAGCTGGAGGCGAAAATCGCATCACGGCATTATCGCATCTCCGCAACCTCGCTCTTGAACCGTTACTGGAAGAGAGCAAGAGCAAACATAGCCGGCTTGTCTCCAAGCCCACGATTATTTTCGTGAATGATATCGTGATCTGCCCCGAAGATATCCTGGAATTAATACACCAGCGCGTGATACAGTCCGCATCAATGACCTGCGCTTTTGACTGGAACAAAAACGCCGGCAATTTCTACGACTCCTGGGTTTCGCGCTCGATGTCGGGCAATCTGTTCTTCGAAGTAACTCACGATGGCAGGCACTGGCTCGGTGACGACATGTTTTTTGACCATCCTGACAGTGCAGCCCGATGGGATCAAACTCTTCCGATACAGGTTTATTCCTGCTGGGGTGGAATGGTCACTCTCGACGCGGAACCGTTTATCCGGGGAAGTATTGCATTTCGCAGCTCAGACAAAGAGGAGTGCTACATGGGCGAGCCCATGACGCTCGCCAAAGACCTCTGGAAGCAGGGTAGGGGCCAGATCCTCGCCGTGCCTTCTGTGAATACTGGATACGAATACGACCAAGCGCGGGATGCAAAAGGACGGCGCGGGTACGTCCACGATATTGTCAATCACACTCAATACAACACAGAGGCGGAGCTAGTGAAATGGCAGAAGGCTCCTCCACCCATGGTGAAATGCATGCCAGTGTTTGAACGGCAGTGGTGGACGACACCTGTTTGA